A stretch of the Pseudomonas helvetica genome encodes the following:
- a CDS encoding sodium:proton antiporter has product MMTVLFWLLALALFAVATRVGRHFGLIPIVSQLLLATFGLPLLMYFWIEPYWQLSGAELVSPGWLKNLYSLSFALLLGHILSDVIDLKLDRQSLKIALPSFGIPFACGLATAIWLLPDQPWLSSLAVGLLFAITAIPVLYLYLRHINYPPAATRRLVQTAILIDLTCWSLFAFAQGSLDLSSLLLPLAGACLPLLLRVLGLRQPLLHSLGFFALLVVAEHFKLNALIFGIGYLLCMAALKLPLVLPLSAAWMSRLQNSIAIPLILTFGIVQINVHSAMDSLSWMQLGALLVFPIASKLLGNWLGLGWAGTSFVGANRWRESLLLNIRGLSEIVFLNLLLQQQLISPALYFALMLMGLIATLLPALAGVHRIPSPLAAPARSSSANS; this is encoded by the coding sequence ATGATGACCGTGCTGTTCTGGCTGCTGGCCTTGGCGCTGTTCGCCGTAGCGACGCGCGTTGGGCGTCATTTTGGCTTGATCCCGATTGTCAGCCAGTTGCTGCTGGCGACCTTCGGCCTGCCGCTGCTGATGTATTTCTGGATTGAACCGTACTGGCAGTTGAGCGGCGCCGAACTGGTCTCGCCGGGCTGGCTGAAAAACCTCTACAGCCTGAGTTTCGCGCTGTTGCTGGGGCATATCCTCAGCGACGTGATCGACCTGAAGCTGGACCGTCAGAGCCTGAAAATCGCCTTGCCGAGTTTCGGCATTCCGTTCGCCTGTGGTCTGGCGACAGCGATTTGGTTGCTGCCGGATCAGCCATGGTTGAGCTCACTGGCGGTCGGCCTGTTGTTCGCGATCACGGCGATTCCGGTGCTGTATCTGTACCTGCGGCACATCAACTATCCACCGGCCGCGACCCGCCGACTGGTGCAAACCGCCATCCTCATCGACCTGACTTGCTGGAGCCTGTTCGCTTTCGCCCAAGGCAGCCTGGACCTGAGCAGCCTGTTGCTGCCGCTGGCCGGCGCCTGCCTGCCGTTGCTGCTGCGTGTGCTCGGGTTGCGTCAGCCGCTGCTGCACAGCCTGGGCTTCTTTGCGCTGCTGGTGGTGGCGGAACACTTCAAACTCAATGCGCTGATTTTCGGCATCGGTTATCTGTTGTGCATGGCTGCACTCAAACTACCGCTGGTGCTACCGTTATCGGCAGCCTGGATGAGTCGCTTGCAGAACAGCATCGCAATCCCGCTGATCCTGACCTTCGGCATTGTGCAGATCAACGTGCACAGCGCCATGGACAGCCTCAGCTGGATGCAGCTCGGTGCGCTGCTGGTGTTTCCTATCGCCAGCAAACTGCTGGGTAACTGGCTCGGCCTCGGTTGGGCCGGAACATCGTTTGTCGGCGCCAACCGTTGGCGCGAAAGTCTGCTGTTGAACATTCGCGGCTTGAGCGAGATCGTCTTTCTCAATCTGCTGCTGCAACAACAGCTGATCAGTCCCGCGCTGTATTTCGCGCTGATGCTGATGGGTTTGATCGCAACACTGCTGCCGGCACTCGCCGGCGTGCACCGAATCCCCTCACCGCTCGCCGCCCCGGCCAGGAGCTCCAGTGCCAACAGTTGA
- a CDS encoding acyl-CoA thioesterase translates to MRSKGVLHADTQILVPFFDVDSMNVVWHGHYVKYLEVARCALLDQLGHNYTAMQESGYAWPVIDLQLRYVRGAVFGQMLNVRASLVEWENRLKISYLISDLATGERLTRASSVQVAVHVASREMQLASPKVFTDAVERMLP, encoded by the coding sequence ATGCGTAGCAAGGGAGTGCTTCACGCCGATACGCAAATCCTCGTGCCGTTCTTCGACGTCGATTCGATGAACGTGGTCTGGCACGGCCATTACGTGAAGTACCTGGAAGTCGCCCGCTGCGCCCTGCTCGACCAGCTCGGCCACAACTACACCGCCATGCAGGAATCCGGCTACGCGTGGCCGGTGATCGACCTGCAACTGCGTTATGTGCGCGGCGCGGTGTTCGGCCAGATGCTCAACGTCCGCGCCAGTCTGGTGGAATGGGAAAATCGCCTGAAGATCAGCTACCTGATCAGCGACCTCGCCACCGGTGAACGCCTGACCCGCGCAAGCTCGGTGCAGGTTGCCGTGCACGTCGCCAGCCGCGAGATGCAACTGGCGTCGCCCAAGGTGTTTACCGATGCGGTCGAGAGGATGTTGCCATGA
- a CDS encoding beta-ketoacyl-[acyl-carrier-protein] synthase family protein — MTAYLNALGLICSLGHNKHEVARKLFAGDCSGIRVEAGWVPERSLPVAAVHGELPAIPAALNQHNTRNNQLLLDAALQIREDIEQAIQTYGRGRIGIVLGTSTSGIDEASRGIAQYIRDGQFPPGYDYQQQELGAPANFLADWLQLSGPAYVISTACTSSARALLSAQRLLDLGVCDAVLCGGVDSLCKLTLNGFSALDAVSEQRCNPFSVNRNGINIGEAAVLFLMSKHLGSSQPIALLGSGASSDAHHISAPEPSGRGALQAMNKALRSAGLVPERINYLNLHGTATQHNDAMESLAVNSLFPAGVPCSSTKPMTGHTLGAAGALEAAFCWLSLSRENTRHALPPQIWDGQPDPQLPALSFVTAADRLEQRTARCLMSNSFAFGGNNVSLIIGDAQ, encoded by the coding sequence ATGACGGCCTACCTGAACGCCCTCGGGCTGATCTGCAGCCTGGGCCATAACAAACACGAAGTGGCCCGCAAGCTGTTTGCCGGCGACTGCTCGGGGATCCGTGTCGAGGCCGGCTGGGTGCCTGAGCGTTCGCTGCCGGTGGCGGCGGTACACGGTGAGTTGCCCGCGATCCCGGCGGCGTTGAACCAGCACAACACCCGCAACAATCAGTTGCTGCTGGACGCCGCGCTGCAAATCCGCGAAGACATCGAACAGGCCATTCAAACCTATGGCCGTGGACGCATCGGCATCGTCCTGGGCACCAGCACCTCGGGCATCGACGAAGCCAGTCGCGGGATTGCCCAGTACATCCGCGACGGTCAGTTCCCGCCTGGCTACGACTACCAGCAACAGGAACTCGGCGCCCCGGCGAACTTCCTCGCCGACTGGCTGCAACTGAGCGGTCCGGCCTACGTGATCTCCACGGCCTGCACCTCCAGCGCCCGCGCCTTGTTGAGTGCCCAGCGCTTGCTCGACCTTGGAGTGTGTGATGCCGTGCTGTGCGGCGGCGTCGACAGTCTGTGCAAACTGACCCTAAACGGTTTCTCGGCGCTGGATGCGGTGTCCGAGCAGCGCTGCAATCCGTTCTCGGTCAATCGCAACGGCATCAACATAGGCGAAGCGGCGGTACTTTTCCTGATGAGCAAACACCTCGGCAGCAGCCAACCGATTGCCCTGCTGGGCAGCGGTGCCAGCTCCGACGCGCACCATATTTCCGCCCCGGAACCGAGCGGGCGCGGTGCCCTGCAAGCGATGAACAAGGCCCTGCGCAGCGCCGGTTTAGTGCCTGAGCGGATCAACTACCTGAACCTGCACGGCACGGCCACCCAACACAACGACGCCATGGAAAGCCTGGCGGTCAACAGCCTGTTCCCGGCGGGCGTGCCCTGCTCTTCAACCAAACCCATGACCGGCCACACCCTTGGCGCGGCCGGGGCGCTGGAAGCGGCGTTCTGCTGGTTGAGCCTGAGCCGCGAAAATACCCGACACGCATTGCCACCGCAGATCTGGGACGGCCAGCCCGACCCGCAGCTGCCAGCGCTGAGTTTTGTGACCGCTGCTGATCGCCTGGAACAACGTACTGCACGTTGCCTGATGAGTAACTCCTTTGCCTTTGGTGGCAACAACGTCAGCCTGATTATCGGAGACGCCCAATGA
- a CDS encoding hotdog family protein — protein MIDWPLAELLPHAGDMILIDHVLSFDEEQIHTRLTVKPGGLFNQPDGSLPAWVGIELMAQSVAAYAGCRARERGNPVELGFLLGTRKFECNVEHFPVGSELTIHALRSLEDDNGMGVFECHLTAPGIHATARLNVFCPPQSAHYLHESHSSTSTTGVQS, from the coding sequence ATGATTGATTGGCCTCTCGCCGAACTGCTGCCCCACGCGGGTGACATGATCCTTATCGATCACGTGCTGTCGTTCGACGAAGAACAGATTCACACCCGCCTCACCGTCAAGCCCGGTGGCCTGTTCAACCAGCCCGACGGTAGTTTGCCGGCCTGGGTCGGTATCGAGCTGATGGCGCAAAGCGTGGCAGCGTACGCCGGCTGTCGCGCACGCGAGCGAGGCAATCCGGTTGAGCTTGGATTCCTGCTCGGTACGCGTAAATTTGAATGTAATGTGGAACACTTCCCGGTTGGCAGCGAACTGACGATCCACGCCCTGCGCTCGCTCGAAGACGACAACGGCATGGGCGTTTTCGAATGCCACCTGACGGCACCCGGCATTCATGCCACGGCCCGTCTGAATGTGTTCTGCCCACCTCAGTCGGCTCACTACCTACATGAATCCCACTCTTCTACTAGCACTACTGGAGTCCAGTCTTGA
- a CDS encoding NAD(P)/FAD-dependent oxidoreductase yields MPTVDTERRQVIVIGAGPSGAIAAALLKRNGHDVLIIERQHFPRFSIGESLLSHCLDFVEEAGMLEAVQAAGFQLKNGAAFAWGERYSTFDFGDTFSNGKPTTFQVQRADFDKLLADQAALQGVEIRYGETIISANFERAKPQLSARREDGSEYHLEADFVLDASGYGRVLPRLLDLEAPSNFPLRQAVFTHIEDHIDGPHFDREKILITTHPTQRDIWFWTIPFSQGRCSVGVVAAAEHFDGRGDDLDECLRGFIAETPSLAKVLKNAHWDTPTRTIGGYSANVKTLHGPGFALLGNAAEFLDPVFSSGVTIAMRSASMAAGVLHRQLQGETVDWQREFAVPLKRGVDTFRCYVEGWYAGTFQDVIYHPGSAPEIRRMISAILAGYAWDERNPFVSEPKRRLRMLSEICASDAT; encoded by the coding sequence GTGCCAACAGTTGATACGGAACGTCGCCAGGTCATCGTCATCGGTGCCGGCCCATCGGGCGCCATCGCCGCCGCGCTGCTCAAGCGTAACGGCCATGACGTGCTGATCATTGAACGTCAGCACTTCCCGCGGTTTTCGATCGGCGAAAGCCTGCTCTCGCACTGCCTGGATTTCGTCGAAGAAGCCGGCATGCTCGAAGCGGTACAAGCCGCCGGCTTCCAGCTGAAAAACGGCGCAGCGTTCGCCTGGGGCGAGCGCTACAGCACGTTCGATTTCGGCGACACCTTCAGTAACGGCAAGCCGACCACCTTTCAGGTCCAGCGCGCTGATTTCGACAAACTGCTGGCCGATCAGGCAGCGCTGCAAGGGGTGGAAATCCGTTACGGCGAGACGATCATCAGTGCCAACTTCGAGCGGGCGAAACCCCAGCTCAGTGCTCGCCGTGAAGACGGCAGCGAATACCATCTCGAAGCAGATTTCGTGCTCGATGCCAGCGGCTACGGCCGCGTCTTGCCGCGCCTGCTCGACCTTGAAGCACCGTCGAACTTCCCCCTGCGCCAGGCCGTGTTCACCCACATCGAAGACCACATCGACGGCCCGCACTTCGACCGTGAAAAGATCCTCATCACCACCCACCCGACCCAGCGCGACATCTGGTTCTGGACCATCCCGTTCAGCCAGGGTCGCTGCTCGGTGGGCGTGGTTGCTGCAGCCGAACACTTCGACGGCCGCGGCGACGATCTCGACGAATGCCTGCGTGGCTTCATCGCCGAAACCCCGAGCTTGGCCAAGGTGCTGAAAAACGCCCATTGGGACACGCCCACGCGGACCATCGGCGGCTACTCGGCCAACGTCAAAACCTTGCACGGCCCGGGCTTCGCCTTGCTCGGCAACGCCGCAGAATTCCTTGATCCGGTGTTTTCCTCCGGCGTGACCATCGCCATGCGTTCGGCGAGCATGGCCGCCGGCGTTCTGCATCGCCAACTGCAAGGCGAAACCGTGGACTGGCAACGCGAATTTGCCGTGCCACTGAAGCGAGGTGTCGACACCTTCCGCTGCTACGTCGAAGGCTGGTATGCCGGGACCTTCCAGGATGTGATCTACCATCCTGGCAGCGCTCCGGAGATCCGCCGCATGATCAGCGCGATCCTCGCCGGTTACGCCTGGGACGAACGCAATCCGTTCGTCAGCGAACCCAAGCGCCGGTTGCGCATGCTCTCGGAAATTTGTGCGAGTGATGCAACGTGA
- a CDS encoding DUF3261 domain-containing protein: MIRLLLVCCALLLSACASQPPLPERNPTLALPLQLHVERQRADQRQDWLLVIQREGAGIRWSLMDPLGIPVARQRLIDNQWQADGLLPPNPEARQLFAALLFALTPEAELLNNYPAARRHAALRSLTPHWQVLYRTPSDFVLTLPEQLNYHVTPLTAETAP; encoded by the coding sequence ATGATTCGCCTCCTGCTCGTGTGCTGTGCCTTGCTGCTGAGCGCTTGCGCCAGCCAGCCGCCGCTGCCCGAGCGCAACCCGACACTGGCTTTGCCGCTGCAATTGCATGTCGAGCGGCAACGGGCCGATCAGCGCCAGGACTGGTTGCTGGTGATCCAGCGCGAAGGTGCCGGTATTCGCTGGTCGCTGATGGACCCATTGGGCATTCCTGTGGCTCGCCAGCGCCTGATCGACAACCAGTGGCAGGCCGACGGCTTGCTGCCGCCCAACCCGGAAGCGCGCCAGTTGTTTGCGGCGTTGTTGTTCGCCCTGACACCGGAGGCCGAGTTGCTCAATAATTATCCTGCTGCCCGGCGTCATGCCGCTTTACGCTCGCTGACACCGCATTGGCAGGTGCTGTATCGAACCCCGTCGGACTTCGTGCTGACGCTGCCCGAACAGCTGAATTATCACGTTACCCCGCTGACCGCCGAGACCGCACCATGA
- a CDS encoding outer membrane lipoprotein carrier protein LolA: protein MVILIALLGFSSLANAFDLQQLSDQLAKPSVIHGSFIQEKHLRALPQPLTSKGSFVLAKDHGLLWLLKTPLQQDYRISTKGIARRDSSGWQMLPGKSAGAEQNRIFLAVLQGDSSGLQRDFELSLSGEAHNWKLTLTPRSMLLKQVFNQINIDGGELVQRIELLETQGDSTVLRMQDTTSATPLSDAEQHDFAE, encoded by the coding sequence GTGGTGATACTGATAGCGCTGCTCGGTTTTTCATCGCTGGCTAACGCCTTCGACCTGCAACAGCTGAGCGATCAACTGGCCAAACCCAGCGTGATCCACGGCAGTTTCATTCAGGAAAAACACCTGCGTGCCCTGCCGCAACCACTGACCAGCAAGGGCTCGTTCGTACTGGCCAAGGATCACGGTTTGCTGTGGCTGCTCAAGACGCCGCTGCAACAGGATTACCGGATCAGCACCAAGGGCATCGCGCGGCGTGACAGCAGTGGCTGGCAAATGCTGCCGGGCAAAAGTGCCGGCGCCGAGCAGAACCGCATCTTCCTCGCGGTACTGCAAGGCGACAGCAGCGGGCTGCAACGGGATTTCGAGCTGTCGCTGAGCGGCGAAGCACACAACTGGAAACTCACACTGACCCCGCGTTCGATGCTGCTCAAGCAAGTGTTCAATCAGATCAACATCGACGGAGGTGAACTGGTGCAGCGCATCGAGTTGCTGGAAACCCAGGGCGACAGCACCGTTTTGCGCATGCAGGACACCACCAGCGCCACCCCATTGAGCGATGCGGAGCAACATGACTTTGCCGAGTGA
- a CDS encoding class I SAM-dependent methyltransferase — protein MSDTEQHYLSDSYVEETRFGFWFLRSFTWQHHVLRVAINDLRSLFSEALPSHPVLLDAGCGQGKSFQYLYQVFAPQRLIGLDADPHSLMLSGEEAQRQNIDVELIGSDCATLKLPDASVDLLFCHQTFHHLVEQEQALAEFYRVLKPGGYLMFAESTEAYIDTWVIRWLFRHPMHVQKSADGYLQMIRRQGFEFGPQNVSYPYLWWSRAKDFGLLERFGLRRPKPVGQREETLVNVVARKPLEGKH, from the coding sequence GTGAGTGACACCGAACAACACTATCTCAGCGACAGTTACGTCGAAGAAACCCGCTTCGGGTTCTGGTTCCTGCGCAGCTTCACCTGGCAGCACCACGTGCTGCGGGTGGCAATCAACGACCTGCGCAGCTTGTTCAGCGAAGCACTGCCCAGCCATCCGGTACTGCTGGATGCCGGTTGCGGTCAGGGCAAGTCGTTCCAGTACCTGTATCAGGTGTTTGCCCCGCAACGGCTGATCGGCCTCGACGCCGACCCACACAGCCTGATGCTCAGCGGCGAAGAGGCACAGCGCCAGAACATCGATGTCGAACTGATCGGGAGCGATTGCGCGACCCTCAAGCTGCCGGACGCCAGCGTCGATTTGCTGTTCTGCCACCAGACCTTCCACCACCTCGTGGAACAGGAGCAAGCCCTCGCCGAGTTCTATCGGGTGCTCAAGCCGGGCGGCTATCTGATGTTTGCCGAGTCCACCGAAGCCTACATCGACACCTGGGTGATTCGCTGGTTGTTCCGCCACCCGATGCACGTGCAAAAGAGCGCCGACGGGTATTTGCAGATGATTCGCCGGCAGGGTTTTGAATTCGGCCCGCAAAACGTGTCCTACCCTTATCTGTGGTGGAGTCGCGCGAAGGACTTCGGTCTGCTCGAACGCTTTGGACTGCGCCGCCCAAAACCGGTTGGCCAACGGGAAGAAACCCTGGTCAACGTGGTTGCCCGTAAACCGCTCGAAGGTAAGCACTAA
- a CDS encoding MMPL family transporter, which produces MTLPSERRLPRLFLTLLLAVLALAGWQWHDGAPLSANLMDLVPGTAPDALELKAEQRMQEPLNREMLVLVGHTNREQAIAMTQKLGEQWLASGLFEKVQWNLQADLPALRAQLLQGRLAMLSAADRQQLIEQPQAFIQQRVQALFDPFTGFSLVPSQDDWLGLTGRIQNSQPQHGSVQLDIGSGTLVADADGKSWVMLRARTSGNAFDMQLPLKVAELLKHSREEAAQADVQLLAASGLLYAANGQQQATREITWVGGGATVGILLLLLLAFRRFRVLLAFIPVLVGMLFGAVACVALFGHMHVMTLVLGSSLIGVAVDYPLHYLSKSWSLKPWHSWPALRLTLPGLTLSLATSCIGYLALAWTPFPALTQIAVFSAAGLLGAYLSAVCLLPALLKGTDLRPAQWPLRVAEFLVNVRAALLKRVRSSVLLVLVLAFCAGGLWHLTTKNDIRQWVSAPPQLMNEAQTIARITGYQPTSQFFLVRAANQQQLLERQKALSDRLDQLVNLDKLKGYLALSQLVSLPSEQQQVREALNKLPAFWQPLLDLGIPATALQTELTQLQALPVEDIDAALVGPLAEPWRPLWLGTSDGGVAAMVSLQGLNDTALLRVQALDLPGVQLVDRLDDLNKVFAATQISAAELKLMSCALIVLLLILPFGFGGALRLVALPLLAALCSLASLGWLGQPLTLFSVFGLLLVTAISVDYAILMREQIGGAAVSLLGTLLAAATTWLSFGLLAISSTPAVSNFGLSVSLGLAFSFILAPWAKPSAHAAPVVEPAA; this is translated from the coding sequence ATGACTTTGCCGAGTGAACGGAGGCTTCCACGGCTATTTCTGACCCTGCTGCTGGCGGTGCTCGCACTCGCCGGTTGGCAATGGCACGACGGCGCACCGCTGTCGGCCAACCTGATGGATCTGGTACCGGGCACCGCGCCGGATGCGCTGGAGCTCAAGGCCGAACAGCGCATGCAAGAACCGCTGAACCGCGAAATGCTGGTGCTGGTCGGCCACACTAATCGCGAGCAAGCAATCGCTATGACGCAGAAGCTCGGCGAACAATGGCTGGCCAGTGGACTGTTCGAGAAAGTCCAATGGAACCTGCAAGCCGACTTGCCTGCGTTGCGCGCACAGCTGTTGCAAGGTCGGTTGGCGATGCTCTCGGCAGCCGATCGGCAACAACTGATCGAACAACCGCAAGCGTTCATCCAGCAGCGCGTACAAGCGCTGTTCGACCCCTTTACCGGTTTCAGCCTGGTGCCGAGCCAGGACGACTGGCTGGGCCTGACCGGACGCATTCAAAACAGCCAGCCGCAGCATGGTTCAGTGCAACTGGACATTGGCAGCGGCACATTGGTCGCTGATGCTGACGGCAAAAGCTGGGTCATGCTGCGAGCCCGCACCAGCGGTAACGCGTTCGACATGCAGCTGCCGCTGAAGGTCGCCGAGCTGCTCAAGCACAGCCGCGAAGAAGCGGCGCAGGCCGACGTGCAACTACTCGCCGCCAGTGGCCTGCTGTACGCCGCCAACGGTCAACAGCAAGCGACCCGCGAAATTACCTGGGTCGGCGGTGGTGCAACCGTCGGCATCCTGTTGCTGTTGTTGCTGGCGTTCCGCAGATTTCGCGTGCTGCTGGCCTTCATCCCTGTATTGGTCGGCATGCTGTTTGGTGCGGTGGCCTGCGTCGCACTGTTTGGTCATATGCACGTGATGACCCTGGTGCTGGGATCGAGCCTGATCGGCGTCGCCGTCGACTACCCGCTGCATTACCTGTCCAAGAGCTGGAGCCTGAAACCCTGGCACAGCTGGCCCGCACTGCGCCTGACCTTGCCGGGGCTGACCCTGAGCCTGGCCACCAGTTGCATCGGTTATCTGGCACTGGCCTGGACACCGTTCCCGGCGCTGACCCAGATTGCCGTGTTCTCTGCCGCCGGTCTGCTTGGCGCCTACCTGTCGGCGGTGTGCTTGTTGCCGGCGCTGCTCAAGGGCACGGACCTGCGACCCGCGCAGTGGCCGCTGCGGGTGGCCGAGTTCTTGGTGAACGTGCGTGCAGCGCTGCTCAAACGCGTACGCAGTTCGGTCCTGCTGGTGTTGGTCCTGGCCTTCTGTGCGGGCGGCCTGTGGCACCTGACCACGAAAAACGACATCCGTCAGTGGGTCAGTGCGCCGCCGCAATTGATGAACGAAGCGCAGACCATTGCGCGGATCACCGGCTATCAACCCACCAGCCAGTTCTTCCTGGTGCGCGCGGCCAACCAGCAGCAATTGCTCGAGCGCCAGAAAGCCCTCAGCGACCGCCTGGATCAGTTGGTCAATCTGGACAAGCTCAAAGGCTACCTGGCGCTGAGCCAACTGGTCAGCCTGCCTTCCGAGCAGCAACAGGTTCGCGAAGCGCTGAATAAACTCCCGGCATTCTGGCAGCCGTTGCTCGACCTCGGCATCCCGGCCACCGCACTGCAAACCGAACTGACGCAGTTGCAGGCCTTGCCGGTCGAAGACATCGACGCAGCGCTGGTCGGACCGTTGGCCGAGCCGTGGCGCCCACTGTGGCTGGGCACCTCGGATGGCGGCGTGGCGGCGATGGTCAGCTTGCAAGGCTTGAACGATACCGCGCTGCTGCGGGTGCAAGCACTGGATTTGCCGGGTGTGCAGTTGGTGGATCGTCTGGACGACCTGAACAAGGTCTTCGCCGCCACCCAGATCAGCGCGGCTGAACTGAAACTGATGTCCTGCGCATTGATCGTGTTGCTGCTGATTCTGCCCTTCGGTTTTGGCGGCGCCCTGCGGCTCGTCGCGCTACCATTACTGGCGGCCCTGTGCAGCCTGGCCAGCCTCGGTTGGCTGGGGCAGCCGCTGACGCTGTTCAGCGTGTTCGGGTTGCTGCTGGTGACAGCGATCAGTGTCGATTACGCGATCCTCATGCGCGAGCAGATCGGCGGGGCCGCCGTGAGCCTGTTGGGCACGCTGCTGGCGGCGGCGACCACGTGGCTGTCGTTTGGTCTGCTGGCGATTTCCAGCACCCCGGCGGTGAGCAACTTCGGTCTTTCGGTGAGCCTCGGGCTGGCCTTCAGCTTCATCCTTGCGCCGTGGGCCAAACCTTCGGCGCATGCCGCGCCCGTCGTAGAGCCGGCAGCATGA